The DNA segment CGTCACCTCTTGGTGCACCACTAACAACGGCTTCTTCTTCTATTCCCTACCACGCTGTACTTGAATATAATATTGTCATAAGTGGTAGTACCCTTATTTAATATGCAGTCCCCAAATTtataatatacattatctctgcaaaaaaatgctgaaaaattcaattcaattacattaaattacttttaatataaagtatgcagaagcaaaaataaaagtaaaacactatcatcaaaacattatgaaaatatttcctgATTATTTTCAGTGGATCATTTAATCAGCAGTGACTATCGCCTTATAAAGGCCTGAGGTACATAAAGAAGCAATCTTCTCTCTCCAGGTGAGAGACCCGAGCCAGGAAGCCTGCGGTCGTCTCACTTTCCTTAAAGAGTGTAAGACCATAAAAGGCCTTCCACAAACCGCCGTGTGCAACCTGAACATCACACTTCCAGCAGTGAAAAAGGTAAGGTAGCGTTGAACTCACCATTCTCTGTTGTCACCTCCATAACCATTGTCATGGTTAGGGTAGTTTCGGCCCCAATAACAGTGatagaagaaagacagagaaagacttTGGCCAAACTGCCGCCACTGtgtcttttatctgtttaaaGCTTTTCTCTATGTATATCGGTTATCTATGCAGTGGATTCTTTGTTCATTGGCTGTTTCATTATGTTCCTACCTATCTTTTGATTTGGATGACATGCTTTTGGCTGAGGGCTTTTGTGCTGAAGGCTTTTTTTGATTATCAGGCTGGCTTTTCGTGGCTTCAGTttgctgtttttgctgctgAGTGTTGGCGCtttatacttttttctttctttttttttggttattgtttgtttggtctgtgttttgtttttttttgtttttttcatttgctgagTTTGCTAAAGTGGCTTCTCTTCTCAGTTGGAGCTTCTGTCACTCACTCCTTTTTCACACCCTGATGTTTCTTTTCCCCCTGCTTTCCATGTTATGTTACTCCCCCCTCCGTTTCTGCAATGCATCTTGGGAACCAGGAAATGGAGTCAGATGCCGAGGATGAGGTAAACCACACCCTCCCCACCATGTGCTCTGCGCTAGATCTATAGTGGCCCTGCTCTGCTCATCATAGCCTTCTTTCCGCTTCTACAAGGGCAATAAAAGCTTTCCTTGTTCAAAGCAACCTTTAGCTGCTCAGTTTTGCATGACATGACATTGTAGATATGAAAACATATCTGTTTTATCCTTATCCTTTGCGCTCTACAGTATGTGATATAAGTGGCTTTGGAGTTTAGATATACTTACATTGTTCTTTAGTCAAgatttaactttattaacattaGCTTAAATTGATTATAAGTACTTATAAGGTAGAGTTTGTAGCCTTATCATGACTAACTCAAGCTAATGTGCTTAGCTTGGCAACACCTATTGTAAGCACTTAACTAAAGATTGCAGTGCAGTGATACTCCTTAAAGAAGAATTTGCTGCCATTTTATACAACTGTTTAAAATGGGCTTTGTTCTTATGTTAATACCAACTAATGCGGACTATTGGGTTTGCTTTAATTTGACATTATAAGGTCCAAATGTTGCTCATTTGGCAGCACTATACACTGTAGGGTGACCTAGAACTGATAggattttgtgttgtttactATTGTTGCAGACTGAAAAGCCAGAGCGACGTCATACCTTTGCATCCCTAGCCTTACGTAAGCGCTACAGCTATCTGGCCGAGCCTGCACTGAgtgagtttgacattttcactaACAAAACCCTTTGATGAATAATAACAATGCAAATTTTCGTGGATAAGTTAGTTTACAGCATTAACAGTTTTAATTAACCTGTAAGATGCGTTATCAATATGTAGATAGATGTGACTTACTTACTGTAATAAATGCATATTTCTCATCCTACATAACTTGCACTGTCCACATGCTTGATAACAACATGGTACATATTTTTGCATGGGTCAATGAGTGGTTTTTAAGTTTTCGTGCTGTGCTTGCTCACGTTGTGAGTTGTACTTTTTCTGGGTTTGTTTCCACTGCTGAGTTGTAGATGTCAAAATGCAGCAACATCAAAAATTTTTCTATGACTTCCCAACACAATGTGAATTGGCATTTTGGAAGGAGGTCAAAgtaaaattttatttgtttttcatttgtccCTTCTGAGTTTAAAGCTGTTTTTGGCTTTGTGATGATGTAGCAGCTTTTTTTGTGGGACAAAAATGCATGGTAGGAGGTCTTGAGTTTGAGCTCTTTCAGGtgtgtcttttcagttttttctcactctctgcttGTCACCACTTCTTGTCGACCTTGCATGACAAAATGGGAAAcacattttgtcatattttgttCGTTATGTAATAAACGGAAAATGGAAACTTCTGCAGCCCATGGCTCTATTGTATCATAGTGTCTTTGGGGAATCTGTCATTATGTAATTTTTGGACCAAACAGATAAAAGGCACTTTAAAAAGCGGATTGAAATTAGAGCCAGAATCCATACAATGTTTTAGAACATCTAAAGTCCAAAGAGAGAAGTTGTTTTGTGTTACTCCTGGAGCATTTGTCTCGccatttttctgttgtcagtTATTAGTCTACGCCATTGTCTCTGAAATTTTACTTTGCTGCTGAATGTGCTTCATTCAGTTTATTCATtacattgttgttgctgttgttgttctttgtGTCATCTTCCAGTCTTGAATCACACGGAAACACAATTGTTTCTTTTCATCCATCTTCAGACAATATTCAAATATCTTATCTCAGCACTTCgtaaaactgctgttttcctTCTTTGATACCAGGACTGCGTCACTGACcaactcttcctcctctgatctcttttctttcacatttttttttcttcctttcccttCCCCAACATAATTTTCTGTTACCTTTACTACTCCACATTCTTTGGATTATTTTTCCCATTCCTTCTTCACCATTATTTCTACAAATTCATCTGAAGAAACAGCAGTTGAGCGAAGCACAGCAGCAAGAACACTGCCTGCTGGTTACCCTCACAAACCTGTCTTTCCAACCAGACCTTACCCACCATGGTCGACTGCTCCTATTACCGTCCCTGGCCAAACAAGGCCAGGAGTGGGGGGTTCCGTCGCCTCTACCGATTCACCGGCAGGCTCACCAGCTGCTTCTCCATTGAAATCTACCTGGCCCCTCTCCTCCCCGTCACCTGCATGCCCTGCAACTATCAAAGCCACCCTTGGAGCTCCACCACCAGTACCTACCCTGTCATCCCCAGTTAAATCAATTAGCGACATAGTGTCCTCATCCCCCATCAGGTCTTACAGGACTATGCCTTCACCCATTAAAACCGTTGTCCAGCAGGGTCAATACCCTGTCCAGGCATCTGCCAGCCTTGTGTCCTCTGGAAGCCCATGTAAACCTGCCACAGATCCAGCATCCATCAAGAACCTTGCTTCGGCATACACATCAAGGACTTCCCCACTTCACTCAATATCCAATGGTCCTGTGCCAGAGAGGTCATCAGCTCCTATTACTGCTCCTGCATCGCCAAAGACACCTTACAACATGTACAATGCTAATCTGCCTTTTAAAACTGCCCTTGGGTCCACAGTTGTGACAGATGCAGTGGCACCTAACCTTCCTTCTGGTAAAAGCATATCCAGCCTGTCCTCTTTGAAAACCTCTGTAGATTCAACACTCTCATCCCGAGGAGGGAGAACATCCCTTTCGTCTCTCTCTTCAACTGGGCAGACAACCATTGCTTCCTCAGAACTGTCCATGATGAACGGATCAGTATCACCTGTCAAATATCCATCCTCTTCGTCCACGCCATCCTCCCCTTCTTCTCGTCTTATCTCTGAGAGGAGTAGCAGCCTTCAGGAGAGGATTCAGGCTACCACCCAAGCAGCAACATCTGGTGTTAGTGCAGCCATAAATGAAGCTATAGACTCATACTCAGTCTCAGGCTACGGCACTCTTAAAACACAGTCCTCCTCACGTAGATCTGCAACAGCAAGCTCTGCTTACGGTTCCATGAGATCTGTAGTTGCTTCCCCCAGTTCAGCAGTTTCATCTAATACGGTGACTGTACCTGTGTACTCATTAGTAAACGTCATCCCAGAGACCCCTGTCAAACCAGGGCCAGGGTCTCTCAAAATGGCATTGCCTGATTCCCCTCGTCCCTCATCCTCgtcatcttcctctctgtcttcctgtgttaccacatcaaaaataaattccCAATTGAAATCCCCCCCGTTCATCACACCACCTATTATCCACCCAACAGCAGCCTCCAACCAGGAAATACTAAAAGATGTAGCAGACATGAAAGAGGATCTGATCAGAATGTCAGCAAtcctacagacagacacacagacagcagccaaAACTGTCCAAACATCAAATACTGGCACTCCCAAAGAGACCAAGTTAGAGGATGAAGAGCCATTTACTCTAGttgagaaagtgaaagaagatTTAGTGAAAGTCAGTGAAATATTACAGAAAGATATCATGAGTGAAGGTAAGGCCATTGCAGGTAAAGAGAGACCCTCAGAGGATGAATGGGAGGAATTTTCCAAAGATGAGATTGAGGAGGCACAAAGAAGTACCCTCACAGACTATTACCCACTGTTTGATGAAAACACGCTCCTTCTCAAGCACCAATCCATGTCAAGCAAAGACCTAGAGTTAGCTAAAGTAGTAGACTTTTTAACAAATGACTTTGGTGCTAATTCTCTCTCCAAAATGACAGAGTTGAAATGTAAGTATGAGGAGGCGACAAAAAGGGAaggggaggaaaaacaaaaacgtgTTCTTAAACCATCTATGTCGATACAAGAGCACAAACTCAAAATGCCTCCACCAGTCTCAGGCATGCTCAGATCTCCCTCAGAGAAGGACCTAAGCAAACTTGCTGAGTCATATCAGGGGTCTGAGACTATTTTGGAATCACCTGAGGACCTGTCTCATGAGCAGGATAAAAGTCCCCTGTCAGACAGCGGGTTTGAGACCAGGAGTGAAAAGACACCCTCTGCTCCTCAGAGTGCAGAGAGCACAGGACCTAAGCCCTTATTCACAGATTCACCCATCCCTCCCTGTGTGACTGAGACCAGGACTGAAGTGGTCCACATTAGGAGCTATGAGCAGCCTGACGATCCTTGTGAGCCTCTCCTGATGGAGGAGGCAGCATCTGCCCCTCCTTCTATAGAGCCAGATCCAGCTTCAATAAGCTCTACCAAAGCCCTACAGATGAAAATGCCGGAAGAGGACTCCATGATGAACAAAAGTGTGTGTCTTAAAGAGGAAACTCATATCACCACTACCACTAGAATGGTGTATCACAAGCCACAACTGACTGATGGCGCAGAGATTAGAGAGGAGGGTATGTCGGTCAGTGATATCATGAAAGCTTTCCAGTCAGGTAGGGACCCATCTAAAGAACTGGCAGGCCTTTTTGAACACAAGGCTAGCCAGGATTCTGTCAAAGGTGATGAGCTGACTCCTAGATTTCTAGATAGAGACATTAAATCCAAACCTAAAGTCGAGAGGATAATTGAGGTTCATATCGAAAAGGGCCACAGCACAACAGAGCCAACTGAGGTTATTATCAGGGAAACCAAAAAACACCCTGAGCTTTATGTCTACAAGGGGGACCGTGGAATTAGGGAACTTACTGATTACGATGAGGCCcaacaggaagaagaggagctCACTGCTGAAGAATCCCTGCCCTCCTTCCTAGAAACATCTCGCGTTAACACCCCAGTGTCACAGGAGGAAGACAGTCGCCCAAGTTCTGCTCAATTGATGGCAGATGATTCATATAAAGCCCTGAAACTGTTGAGCCAGCACTCTATAGAGTACTGTGATGATGAGCTGTCAGAGATCAGAGGCGAGTCGTATAGGTTTGCTGAGAAAATGCTACTGTCAGAGAAACTTGATGTGTCTTCAATGTCTCACTCTGACACAGAGGATTCAGCAATGATGACTGACAAGAGCCGGCACCTAATTCATGAGGAGAATGGTAGCCGTGGCGCTGAGAGCATGAGTCAGCAGCAAGGAAGCCCCAAAAGAGAGTTTGTCTCCAAGTCATCAAAAGATGGGTCCCCTAAATCTGGTAAATTCTTGCACAGGGAGGAACCATCTCCGTTTGATAAAGTGACAGTGCTCCATTACTCCACAGATCAGGGCAGCCCCAAGCATGCTGTTTGGATGCGATTTACAGAGGATAAACATGACAGAAGCAGGGATAAGCTCCTTTATGAGGATAGGGTGGACCAAACTGTAAAGGAAGCTGAAGAAAAACTCTGTGAGGTATCTCAGTTCTTCCGTGACAAAACAGAGAAGCTCAATGATGAGTTGCAGTCCCCTGAGAAAAAGCCAATGAGACGAGAGGTAAAGGAACCCAGATCCTGGCCTAGCTCAGCATGCAGTAGCCCTGAGAAAACGCAGCAGAAATCTAAGGCAGGAGAAGAGGTGTTCAGTAAAAGCAAACTCAGGGAGCCTTCggttgttaaaatgtttgggAGCACCCcaacaactgaaaagaaaagctctAGCTTACCAAGCAGCCCCCAGAAGAGCGTTCTCTCTCATACCAGTGACgataaaattaaacaacaaactaAGACAAGTGAATCTGCACCCTCTTCTCCTGCTCATGTAAAATCAACATCGAAAGTCAGTGCTGTGAGGATGAAGTTTGAATCTGAGGCTCAGAAACAAAGTCAGTCTAGTCCAACCAAAGTTCCTCCTCCAGTGCAGCCAAAACCTTCAATAAAGAAATTACAGGAGAGCAAACTTCCCGTTTATCAGTTTTTTGCAGGAGGAAAAGCATCAAAAGTGTCTGAAGCATCAGAAGATGAAACCTTTAAAAAGGATGTTGAGCAGGATAAATGTGATGCCACAGACAGCAGTAAACCTGCTGTGATATCAACATCCAAAGCCCCAAAACATATAGGAGAAAAACTGCCGAACAAAAATATCCCAGAGGCCTCGTTGCGAAGACCAATTAGTGAAACTGAGAATGACAAAGCAACTGCTAAAGGGAAAGATGTCCATTCCAGTGTTACTCAGGAATTTAAAGAAAGCAATAAAGTCCAGAAAGTTCAGACATCTATTGTTCATGATGCTGTTAGATTACTAGAGAAAGAGAGTGATGCTAAAAAATAccaacaaattacaaaaagtgAGTCTGCTTCCAAAGAAGTAATAGCTGAGCTGCCCAAAAAAGATGGCGAGGAACCACTAAACAAAAATctcagaaaaaagacagaatctCAAATTCCTATAAGAACAGCATCCTCTACTTTAGATAATGACCtcacaaagaaacagacaatAATTAAACCTTCACAGATACCTACATTATCTAAAAGCAAAATACAGATGAGTCTTGAGACAACCCCagcaaaaacagatgaaaatctAACCTTTGAAATTCTAGATAATGCACCCAAAGACTCCAACTCCAATAATCTTCCTAGCCCTAGAGAAATGCTGGAAAATGTCATAAACCCTCCAGCTGCTACAACAACCAAAGAGAACTTCAAGGGCATCAAAACATTACCTGTTTATGTCGGTGTTCAGGtgggcaggcaggcagagagggaggccAAAGGAGCACTGTACACAGTCAAACAGAAATCAAACTCAGCAATCAGCCCCATAAGCCCAGATGATGACACACTAGAACAGGTGTCTTTCATAGACAGCTCAGGGAAAAGCCCCCTTACACCAGAGACCCCCAGCTCTGAGGAAGTCAGCTATGACCTCACAGTCAGGACACCTGATGGCTTTATGGGATTCATGCCAGGGAAACCCAGTCCCATCCTGGAGGTATCTGAGGAATCAGAGGAGGATGACCAAGGcaaagtttttttctcttttaaagaGGCCCTGCCAGAAAGGAAAACTGATATTCATGCCACCCAAGCAGACCTTGCTAATGCTAATAAGcaagaaacagaaatgaatgataACCTGCAGGAATTAACAAATAGATTCAATCAGCAAGTAACAACAGCCAATGGCGAGTATGAGGAAATTACAGGCCAGGAGCATCAAGAAGTTTCAAAAGACAAAGGTATCGCATATATTGAattccctccccctcctcctctggacTCAGCTTCAGAAATTTCAGACCCAGAAAGGAAAGGTTCCTGTGCCTCttcagagactgagacagaaatgATGGAAGTAAACTTACAGGAAGAACACGACAGGTATCTGCTGACTGAGCCAATTATACGAATCCAACCCCCTTCCCCGGTGCCTCCTGGGGAAGATGACAGTCAGTCAAACGGTGATgaaggagatgatgatgagtcaATCTTTCAACCAATTCCTTGCAAGAAATTTACTTTCAAAGTtcctgaggaggaagaggaaaagaagaaagataagGAAAAGGCGACTAAAtccaaaaaacatgacaaaaatggAAACAACAAAGAACTTAATGGTGGGACCAATGGCTCCAATGGTTCTTATGGCTCCAATGGCTCCAATGGTTCCAATGGTTCTAATGACAAAGGAGAGGACTATGAATAtgaacaaaatggaaatgatcAATCGATAACAGACTGTTCAATAGCCACAACAGCTGAATTTTCTCATGACACAGATGCAACGGAGATAGACTCCCTAGATGGATATGAACTtcaggatgaggatgatggcCTGTGTGAGCAGGCAGATTTACGGTTGTTTGGTCTTCCAGACAGCCGAAGAGATGTCTGGGCAACAGACACTTTTAGGTCCACTGACCGCTCTTTTCCCCAGACCAAACTTGAAGTTATTGAAGAGGAGAAAACCCCAGAAGAATGTCAAAAGGACACTTTCAAAAAAGATACCCCTTCAAATGGTGGTAAACCTGATGCTGTTAGTAAAGATGGGGTTACAAGTCAGGAACAAAAACCCTCAGATAAAGAGGGATTTTCAGACACTTACTTTAGTTATAAGTTAGAGGAGGAGTTTAACTCTCCCTTTAAGACTGTTGCCACTAAAGGGCTGGACTTTGACCCCTGGTCCAGTAAAGGTGGAGAAGAAGATATCGTTGACATGGGAGGGACACGGGGAAGCAATGGTGAGCCTAAGCCTTTTGGACTAGCAGTGGACGAACAGTCTCAGGCTACGACACCAGACACTACCCCAGCCCGAACACCAACAGACGATAGTACGCCGACAAGCGAGCCAAATCCATTCCCCTTCCATGAAGGGAAGATGTTTGAGATGACACGCAGTGGTGCGATTGACATGAGCAAGAGGGACATGGTGGAGGAGAGGCTCCAGTTTTTTCAGATTGGTGAGCATTACTACTCGGCGGGCAGGTACAGTGTCAGAGAATCAGAGGTAGACGCCTCCTCACAACACAGGGATCAGTTTAGTACTCAGGATCCCACAGATACCTCAATAGTTCCTCAAGTCTCCATTCAGACTACCACTGTCCAGTTAGAAATATCAAATATGGCTGGCAGTTACAGCACATGCAGAGACTCAACTTCTAACACTGAGCCTTCATTCTCCACTTTTAGAACAGGATTCAAGTTGTCATCTGATAAAACTTATGATGCATCAAATAACAGTTCTAAATGTAGAACAACAGGCACCTTTGATAATATAACCTCAGGATCAACTGTAGATAGTTCTTACTCTGTAACCTCAAACTACACAGATTGTGCTAATTTGAATACATCAGGCATGACAGATTATTATTCAAATCACAGAATTCCTTCAGGTATGTCCAAACAGAACGACCATTTGGATTGGATCTCAAAAAATCAGAACACTTGTTACCAAAGCACAGATCATTCTTTCGCACCTTCACAACAGATAAGCAATCCCCAAACATGGAGCAGCAATACCAGTAGCAACATCCCTGTTTCCCATTATGTCCATTCAGATGTCGCTCAGGCTGGCAGTATTGTGTTTAACATGTTGTCCTCCTCGGGACTGCAGGAGATCAGCAGGATAGAGGCGTCCTTCAACCAGCTAGAGGTGAACAGCAGGGAAGGCAGGGTTTGTCCtaatgtagcaataacaaacaCGGCAGCCAAAGAGGTCAAACCCCAGATATGCAAGTCCAGGTTACCAGTGAGGGTGCACAGAAGCAAACTATGCAGCCAAAGTCGAACAATAGTGAAAGACAAGGCACAAGAAAATGCTG comes from the Seriola aureovittata isolate HTS-2021-v1 ecotype China chromosome 21, ASM2101889v1, whole genome shotgun sequence genome and includes:
- the LOC130162078 gene encoding ankyrin-3-like isoform X29, translating into MAHAASQLKKKADENLNAAEDEKEKKKARKRSREVKKKTDVNACYLRAARAGNLEKALDYLKNGVDINICNQNGLNALHLASKEGHVEVVAELIKQGANVDAATKKGNTALHIASLAGQSEVVKELVTHGANVNAQSQNGFTPLYMAAQENHLEVVQFLLDNGSSQSIATEDGFTPLAVALQQGHDQVVSLLLENDTKGKVRLPALHIAARKDDTKAAALLLQNDHNADVESKMMVNRTTESGFTPLHIAAHYGNINVATLLLNRGAAVDFKARNDITPLHVASKRGNSNMVRLLLERGAKIDARTKDGLTPLHCGARSGHEQVVEMLLDRGAPILSKTKNGLSPLHMATQGDHLNCVQLLLHHEVPVDDVTNDYLTALHVAAHCGHYKVAKVIVDKKANPNAKALNGFTPLHIACKKNRVKVMELLLKHGASIQAVTESGLTPIHVAAFMGHENIVHQLISHGASPNTSNVRGETALHMAARAGQSNVVRYLVQNGARVDAKAKDDQTPLHISSRLGKQDIVHQLLANGACPDATTNSGYTPLHLAAREGHRDIAAALLDQGASLGITTKKGFTPLHVAAKYGKIEVANLLLQKSAQADAAGKSGLTPLHVAAHYDNQKVALLLLNQGASPHAAAKNGYTPLHIAAKKNQMEITTTLLEYGASTNTVTRQGITPLHLAAQEGNVDIVTLLLARDAPVNMGNKSGLTPLHLAAQEDKVNVAEVLVNQGATIDPETKLGYTPLHVACHYGNVKMVNFLLKNQAKVNAKTKNGYTPLHQASQQGHTHIINLLLHHGASPNELTANGNSALSIARRLGYISVVDTLKVVTEETLTTQTVTEKHKMNVPETMNEVLDMSDDEGDDAMTGDTDKYLAPQDLRELGDDSLPQEGYMGFSVGARSQSPKVSSDRSNTLNRSSFTRDSMMIEEMLAPNKEMHLAVAKDFDSESLRRYSWTADALDNVNLVSSPIHSGFSSPLPQYDSRFLVSFMVDARGGSMRGSRHNGMRIIIPPRKCTAPTRITCRLVKRHKLASPPPMVEGEGLASRLVEVGPAGAQFLGPVIVEIPHFGSMRGQERELILLRSDNGETWKEHLYDCKTDDLNQLLNGMDEELDSPEELERKRICRIITKDFPQYFAVVSRIRQETNQMGPEGGTLCSRSVPLVQASFPEGALTKKIKVGLQAQPVPDDTVKKILGNRATFSPIVTVEPRRRKFHKPITMTIPVPPLSGEGLTNGYKGDCTPCLRLLCSITGGTSPAQWEDITGTTPLTFVNDCVSFTTNVSARFWLADCHQIPETVALATQLYRELICVPYMAKFVVFAKMNDPVESRLRCFCMTDDKVDKTLEQQENFEEVARSKDIEVLEGRPIYVDCYGNLAPLAKAGQQLVLNFYAFKENRLPFCVKVRDPSQEACGRLTFLKECKTIKGLPQTAVCNLNITLPAVKKEMESDAEDETEKPERRHTFASLALRKRYSYLAEPALKTAVERSTAARTLPAGYPHKPVFPTRPYPPWSTAPITVPGQTRPGVGGSVASTDSPAGSPAASPLKSTWPLSSPSPACPATIKATLGAPPPVPTLSSPVKSISDIVSSSPIRSYRTMPSPIKTVVQQGQYPVQASASLVSSGSPCKPATDPASIKNLASAYTSRTSPLHSISNGPVPERSSAPITAPASPKTPYNMYNANLPFKTALGSTVVTDAVAPNLPSGKSISSLSSLKTSVDSTLSSRGGRTSLSSLSSTGQTTIASSELSMMNGSVSPVKYPSSSSTPSSPSSRLISERSSSLQERIQATTQAATSGVSAAINEAIDSYSVSGYGTLKTQSSSRRSATASSAYGSMRSVVASPSSAVSSNTVTVPVYSLVNVIPETPVKPGPGSLKMALPDSPRPSSSSSSSLSSCVTTSKINSQLKSPPFITPPIIHPTAASNQEILKDVADMKEDLIRMSAILQTDTQTAAKTVQTSNTGTPKETKLEDEEPFTLVEKVKEDLVKVSEILQKDIMSEGKAIAGKERPSEDEWEEFSKDEIEEAQRSTLTDYYPLFDENTLLLKHQSMSSKDLELAKVVDFLTNDFGANSLSKMTELKCKYEEATKREGEEKQKRVLKPSMSIQEHKLKMPPPVSGMLRSPSEKDLSKLAESYQGSETILESPEDLSHEQDKSPLSDSGFETRSEKTPSAPQSAESTGPKPLFTDSPIPPCVTETRTEVVHIRSYEQPDDPCEPLLMEEAASAPPSIEPDPASISSTKALQMKMPEEDSMMNKSVCLKEETHITTTTRMVYHKPQLTDGAEIREEGMSVSDIMKAFQSGRDPSKELAGLFEHKASQDSVKGDELTPRFLDRDIKSKPKVERIIEVHIEKGHSTTEPTEVIIRETKKHPELYVYKGDRGIRELTDYDEAQQEEEELTAEESLPSFLETSRVNTPVSQEEDSRPSSAQLMADDSYKALKLLSQHSIEYCDDELSEIRGESYRFAEKMLLSEKLDVSSMSHSDTEDSAMMTDKSRHLIHEENGSRGAESMSQQQGSPKREFVSKSSKDGSPKSGKFLHREEPSPFDKVTVLHYSTDQGSPKHAVWMRFTEDKHDRSRDKLLYEDRVDQTVKEAEEKLCEVSQFFRDKTEKLNDELQSPEKKPMRREVKEPRSWPSSACSSPEKTQQKSKAGEEVFSKSKLREPSVVKMFGSTPTTEKKSSSLPSSPQKSVLSHTSDDKIKQQTKTSESAPSSPAHVKSTSKVSAVRMKFESEAQKQSQSSPTKVPPPVQPKPSIKKLQESKLPVYQFFAGGKASKVSEASEDETFKKDVEQDKCDATDSSKPAVISTSKAPKHIGEKLPNKNIPEASLRRPISETENDKATAKGKDVHSSVTQEFKESNKVQKVQTSIVHDAVRLLEKESDAKKYQQITKSESASKEVIAELPKKDGEEPLNKNLRKKTESQIPIRTASSTLDNDLTKKQTIIKPSQIPTLSKSKIQMSLETTPAKTDENLTFEILDNAPKDSNSNNLPSPREMLENVINPPAATTTKENFKGIKTLPVYVGVQVGRQAEREAKGALYTVKQKSNSAISPISPDDDTLEQVSFIDSSGKSPLTPETPSSEEVSYDLTVRTPDGFMGFMPGKPSPILEVSEESEEDDQGKVFFSFKEALPERKTDIHATQADLANANKQETEMNDNLQELTNRFNQQVTTANGEYEEITGQEHQEVSKDKGIAYIEFPPPPPLDSASEISDPERKGSCASSETETEMMEVNLQEEHDRYLLTEPIIRIQPPSPVPPGEDDSQSNGDEGDDDESIFQPIPCKKFTFKVPEEEEEKKKDKEKATKSKKHDKNGNNKELNGGTNGSNGSYGSNGSNGSNGSNDKGEDYEYEQNGNDQSITDCSIATTAEFSHDTDATEIDSLDGYELQDEDDGLCEQADLRLFGLPDSRRDVWATDTFRSTDRSFPQTKLEVIEEEKTPEECQKDTFKKDTPSNGGKPDAVSKDGVTSQEQKPSDKEGFSDTYFSYKLEEEFNSPFKTVATKGLDFDPWSSKGGEEDIVDMGGTRGSNGEPKPFGLAVDEQSQATTPDTTPARTPTDDSTPTSEPNPFPFHEGKMFEMTRSGAIDMSKRDMVEERLQFFQIGPQSPCERTDLRMAIVADHLGLSWTELARELDFSVDEINFIRVENPNSLTAQSFMLLKKWVHRDGKNATTDALTAVLTKINRLDIVTLLEGPIFDYGNISGTRCFADDNAVFPDQSDGYHNIDLELQTPTELNYEPPTPLRSDDFFSEGDASLDSPSKTTLTRPSDLSLTQTTSTISSDPLTVAPAPGPCGSVPPIVGAEDTALTTGEKVEDKLVSYERPDNDRRAVEKSGTEELKAGPVVGLERNQKEDAVSDVAQGNGRREEEEEEEEEEEMTQERLQSLLEDIKLEGGLEDEEMTEERVNAILEQVRQAEKVMCSVPGWRGEMSDTIAESSLHGTQEGSPDSMEQPQAQADRQNGGQTDAAWEGKEKEAKKKGSQEDGSTAGPSRGREEGGDRSQHKVQGRVRAEESGSDEETTVTTRVYRRRVILKGEEAKNIPGESVTEEQFTDEDGNLVTRKVIRKVVRRVFNSEERRESESETVTEEGAGAGGVGGGVADAPSAGAAAAAAGGGGGGGGASGGKGKRRGKRSRQGHKAEKSGEEAQRGKNEPGDGANKKQGKRSQS